The nucleotide sequence GCGCAGCCGTCGCTGTGGCCTGTGGTGCTGCTCTTCGCCGGGTTGATTTGCCTCTCGGACTTGTTCCCCATCGTGATGCCCTTCCCTGGCGACGCCGAGATGACGGTGTCGGGCGCTGTGCAGGCGGCCGTGGCGATTCTGTTCGGCCCGGCTGCGGCAGTCTGGGCGGCGTTTCTGGGCACACTGGTGGCCGAGGCCATCCTTCGGCGGGCCTGGCATAAGGCGGTTTTCAACGTCTCCCAGATGGCCATTACCTTCGGAGCCATGGGCTCCCTGTACCGCATCCTCTATGATGGGAACGTCAACCCCCTGAACTCGGTGCAGAATGCCGGCGCGCTGGCCCTCCTGGCCGTGTTCTACTACGTGGTCAACACGGGCATGGTGGCGCTGATCGTCGCCTTCGCGAATCGGATTTCGGCCTCCTACGTGTGGAAGGTGAGTTTCCGCGACATCGCCTGGCACGAACTCACGATGGTTCCGCTGGGGGCCATGATCGTCATCCTGTGGCAGGCCAGCCCCTGGGCCATCGCGCTGATGGTGCTCCCGCTGGCGGTCGTGCGCACGTCGTTGCTCCAATCCAGCGCGCTGCAACTGCAGACGATGGAGACGCTCCTGGCGCTGGCCGACACCATTGACCAGCGAGACCCGACGACCTACGAGCATTCGCAGCGTGTGGCGATGTTCGCCGAGATGATCGCCAGGGAGTTGGGGCTTGCGCAGGACCAGGTGGAACTCATCACTTTGTCGGCGCGCCTGCACGACGTGGGCAAAATCGGGATGAGCAACGCGCTCCTGTACAAGCCGCAGCAGTTCTCGCTGGACGAGTGGCACGAGTTCCGTCGCCACCCTACCATCGGCGCGAGTATGGTGGAAAACTTCCCCCTGTTCCGCAAGGGGCGGGATCTCATCCTCCATCACCACGAGCGCTGGGATGGCCAAGGCTACCCCGACCGCCTGGCGGGCGAGGATATCCCCCTCGGGGCGCGGATCATCGCCGCCGCCGACGCCCTGGAAGCCATGACGGCCGACCGCGTGTACCGCAACGCGCTGACGCTGGACGCGGCCATTGAGGAGATCCGGCGGGAGCGGGGCCGCCAGTTTGACCCCAAGGTGGCCGATGCGCTCGTGGCGATTCTGGAGCGCTACCGCCAGCAGGAGCCGGACTGGGAGCGCGAGACCTTCCAGAAGCGCGT is from Chloroflexota bacterium and encodes:
- a CDS encoding HD-GYP domain-containing protein; this encodes MRALPRRAQVYIIFLALAALLGVLGMLPTLMAQPSLWPVVLLFAGLICLSDLFPIVMPFPGDAEMTVSGAVQAAVAILFGPAAAVWAAFLGTLVAEAILRRAWHKAVFNVSQMAITFGAMGSLYRILYDGNVNPLNSVQNAGALALLAVFYYVVNTGMVALIVAFANRISASYVWKVSFRDIAWHELTMVPLGAMIVILWQASPWAIALMVLPLAVVRTSLLQSSALQLQTMETLLALADTIDQRDPTTYEHSQRVAMFAEMIARELGLAQDQVELITLSARLHDVGKIGMSNALLYKPQQFSLDEWHEFRRHPTIGASMVENFPLFRKGRDLILHHHERWDGQGYPDRLAGEDIPLGARIIAAADALEAMTADRVYRNALTLDAAIEEIRRERGRQFDPKVADALVAILERYRQQEPDWERETFQKRVRAFPVAQPVSTQVGG